One genomic segment of Clavelina lepadiformis chromosome 3, kaClaLepa1.1, whole genome shotgun sequence includes these proteins:
- the LOC143449749 gene encoding hematopoietic prostaglandin D synthase-like → MPKYKLYYFPLKGRGEIIRLLFAYANVEYEDVRIPFDEWPTKKNDFPFKQLPVLDVDGKRYSQSHAIERFLAREFSLVGKNSSTLAKADEFGEAMQDVMMKLPWTEKDEETKERLMKQALTETIPPALEIIENNFTNGDYYAGELTFTDIGFASCADHLLSLDSSVLDGTPKLKALFERIWAIPSIASWVKKRPKTAM, encoded by the exons ATGCCGAAGTACAAGCTATACTACTTTCCGCTAAAAGGACGCGGAGAAATCATTCGCTTACTATTTGCTTATGCCAACGTTGAATATGAAGATGTTCGCATTCCTTTCGATGAATGGCCAACTAAAAAAAACG aTTTTCCCTTTAAACAACTACCAGTTTTGGACGTGGATGGAAAGCGTTATAGCCAAAGTCACGCTATAGAGCGGTTCTTGGCACGAGAGTTTAGTCTAGTTGGCAAAAACTCTTCTACTTTAGCTAAAGCCGATGAATTTGGCGAAGCAATGCAAGACGTGATGATGAAATTGCCTTGGACTGAGAAGGACGAAGAAACGAAG GAAAGACTTATGAAACAAGCTCTTACTGAAACTATACCACCTGCTTTGGAGATAAtcgagaacaatttcaccaatgGAGATTATTATGCCGGAGAG CTAACTTTTACCGACATCGGATTTGCAAGTTGTGCTGACCATTTGCTTTCGTTGGATTCAAGTGTACTGGATGGGACTCCAAAACTGAAAGCACTTTTTGAGCGAATTTGGGCAATACCAAGCATTGCTAGTTGGGTTAAAAAACGTCCAAAAACTGCTATGTAG
- the LOC143449752 gene encoding small ribosomal subunit protein uS14-like yields MGHQNIWNSHPRKYGRGSRFCRITGNRHGLIRKYGLNISRQCFREFAKDIGFQKLD; encoded by the exons ATGGGTCACCAAAATATTTGGAATTCTCATCCGCGAAAATACGGCCGCGGTTCCCGTTTTTG TCGTATTACTGGTAATCGTCATGGTCTCATCAGAAAATATGGATTGAACATTTCTCGTCAGTGCTTCAGAGAATTTGCCAAGGACATTGGCTTTCAAAAG ttggATTAA